The Chitinimonas arctica region CGTCTTATCAACAATACCGCCCACAACACCGCGAACCGGATTAGGCTTCTGGTGCTTCTTGACGACATTGATGCCTTCAACGACGACCTTGTCGTCGATCAGGACGCGCAAAACGGTGCCGCGCTTACCTTTGTCTTTACCGGTGATGACGACGACTTCGTCGCCTTTACGAATCTTGTTCATGCGCGACCCCTTACAGCACTTCTGGCGCGAGTGAGACGATCTTCATGAAGCGCTCGGTGCGCAGTTCACGCGTCACCGGTCCGAAGATACGGGTGCCGATCGGCTCAAGCTTGTTGTTGAGGAGCACGGCGGCATTGCCATCAAACTTGATGAGCTGGCCATCCGAACGACGAACACCCTTTGCGGTGCGAACAACGACGGCGTTATAAACGTCGCCCTTCTTCACACGGCCACGCGGTGCGGCGTCCTTGATGGTCACCTTGATGACATCACCTACCGAAGCGTAACGACGCTTAGAGCCACCCAGCACCTTGATGCACATTACAGAACGCGCACCGGTGTTATCGGCAACATCCAGCATGGATTGCATTTGAATCATGTAAACAAACTCCAACTTAACCCGTCAACGTCCGCCGGAAAATTTCCGGCAGTACCGCGGCGAACCACGGCACAACGGCCAGTTTTGGACCCCGTAAGGGAGACAATTCCTAAGCCATCGGCAGCAGGACGCCACTTTTGACGAAGGATAAACAGCAGGGCATTCTACAAGTCGTAGAATGCCCTGGCAAGCTATTTACGCAAAAAGTGATTAAAAATCACAATCAAACGTTGCGTGCCTTCTCGATGAGTGCCGTCACGATCCAGGACTTGGTCTTGGAAAGCGGACGGGTTTCTTCGATCGTCACCATGTCGCCTTCGCCGTAGGCGTTGGTTTCATCGTGAGCGTGGTACTTCTTGGACAAGCGAATGATCTTGCCGTAGAGCGGGTGCTTCACTTTACGCTCGACCAGCACGGTCACGGTCTTGTCCATCTTGTCGCTGACCACACGGCCAGTCAGCGAACGTTTCAGTTTGGTCTCGGTCATTTACGCCACCTTCTGAGCCAGGATGGTGCGAACGCGCGCGATATCGCGGCGAACGCGCTTCAGTTCGCTGGTCTTGGCAAGCTGCTGGGTAGCCAGCTGCATGCGCAGGCCGAACTGGGCCTTCAGGAGCGAGGTAAGCTCAACTTTGAGCTCATCGACCGATTTGTTACGCAATTCAGTCGTTTTCATCTCACTGCCCCACATTTCGGGTTACGAAAGTCGTCGCGATCGGCAGCTTGGCGGCAGCCAGACGGAAGGCTTCGCGGGCGAGAGTCTCGTCCACGCCGTCCATCTCGTACAGCACCTTACCTGGCTGAATCTCGGCAACGTAGTATTCCGGATTACCTTTACCATTACCCATCCGGACTTCGGCGGGCTTGGAAGAAATCGGCTTGTCCGGGAATACACGGATCCACACGCGGCCGCCACGCTTGATATGACGAGTCATGGCGCGACGGGCGGCTTCGATCTGGCGAGCAGTCAAACGGCCACGGCCGATGGCCTTCAGACCCCACTCACCGAAGCTGACCTTGTTACCGCGAGTAGCGACGCCGGTGTTGCGGCCCTTCTGCTGTTTGCGGTACTTAAGTCTAGTTGGCTGCAGCATTTCGAGGCCCCTTTCGCGGCTTGCGTTCGGCTTGTTCCGGCTGGACGACTACTTGCTCGCCGGCCTTGACCTCGCCCTTATAGACCCACACCTTGATGCCGATGATCCCGTAGGTCGTCTTGGCTTCCGAAGTGGCGTAATCGATATCGGCACGCAGGGTATGCAAAGGCACGCGGCCTTCACGGTACCACTCGGTACGGGCGATTTCGATACCATTGAGACGGCCCGACGACATGATC contains the following coding sequences:
- the rpsQ gene encoding 30S ribosomal protein S17 gives rise to the protein MTETKLKRSLTGRVVSDKMDKTVTVLVERKVKHPLYGKIIRLSKKYHAHDETNAYGEGDMVTIEETRPLSKTKSWIVTALIEKARNV
- the rpmC gene encoding 50S ribosomal protein L29, coding for MKTTELRNKSVDELKVELTSLLKAQFGLRMQLATQQLAKTSELKRVRRDIARVRTILAQKVA
- the rplN gene encoding 50S ribosomal protein L14, whose translation is MIQMQSMLDVADNTGARSVMCIKVLGGSKRRYASVGDVIKVTIKDAAPRGRVKKGDVYNAVVVRTAKGVRRSDGQLIKFDGNAAVLLNNKLEPIGTRIFGPVTRELRTERFMKIVSLAPEVL
- the rplP gene encoding 50S ribosomal protein L16 — protein: MLQPTRLKYRKQQKGRNTGVATRGNKVSFGEWGLKAIGRGRLTARQIEAARRAMTRHIKRGGRVWIRVFPDKPISSKPAEVRMGNGKGNPEYYVAEIQPGKVLYEMDGVDETLAREAFRLAAAKLPIATTFVTRNVGQ
- the rplX gene encoding 50S ribosomal protein L24, encoding MNKIRKGDEVVVITGKDKGKRGTVLRVLIDDKVVVEGINVVKKHQKPNPVRGVVGGIVDKTMPIQVSNVAIFNKATQKADRVGFKVLDDGKKVRVFKSNGEVVGG